In Amaranthus tricolor cultivar Red isolate AtriRed21 chromosome 5, ASM2621246v1, whole genome shotgun sequence, a genomic segment contains:
- the LOC130812721 gene encoding mitochondrial fission protein ELM1, with the protein MRPIKLPEPPSSPRGVPEIFDGGVFGVIRRAIIIGNGFPGAENQCIGLVRALGFSHNQFLYRVIRPRGGINEWFHWLPVSLHKKLDYILRQICVYSHVLFASGEKKIASLPSSNGSSVGISSILEADVKQIVGMAHKTFDKDGPLLVVASGRDTISIASSIRQLASDYVFVVQIQHPRTRLDRFDMVITPRHDFYPLTPQAQVQIPRFIRPWITPREPPGRNVVLTVGALHQIDSTALRSAAKTWHDEFGALSRPLLVVNVGGPTSHCRYGVDLARQLIAYLQNILLSCGTIRISFSRRTPEKVSKIIVKELGDHPKVFIWDGKEPNPHLGHLAWADAFVITADSISMLSEACSTGKPVYVIGSERCKWKFTDFHNTLRERGLVRPFTGSEDLSESWSYPPLNDTAEAALKIQQALAERGWTIRA; encoded by the exons ATGAGGCCAATTAAACTCCCCGAACCTCCTTCTAGTCCACGCGGAGTGCCCGAGATCTTCGACGGAGGGGTTTTTGGGGTGATTCGACGTGCTATTATCATCGGAAATGGATTTCCTGGCGCTGAGAACCAGTGTATTGGGTTGGTTCGTGCTCTTGGTTTCTCACACAACCAGTTCCTCTAT CGTGTTATTCGGCCTAGAGGAGGAATAAATGAGTGGTTCCATTGGCTCCCTGTCTCTCTCCATAAGAAGTTGGATTACATCTTAAGGCAGATTTGTGTTTATTCACATGTTTTGTTTGCATCAGGAGAGAAAAAAATTGCTTCCCTACCTTCAAGTAATGGTAGCAGTGTTGGCATATCTTCTATTTTGGAAGCTGACGTGAAGCAGATTGTGGGCATGGCTCACAAGACTTTTGATAA AGATGGCCCTCTATTGGTTGTTGCATCTGGAAGAGATACCATATCCATTGCTAGCTCCATAAGACAGTTGGCATCCGATTATGTGTTCGTTGTACAG ATTCAACATCCAAGAACACGTTTGGACAGATTTGACATGGTCATCACCCCTCGTCATGATTTCTACCCTTTGACTCCTCAAGCACAAGTGCAAATTCCACGGTTTATACGACCATGGATTACTCCACGTGAACCACCGGGCAGAAATGTG GTCCTCACTGTTGGAGCTTTGCATCAAATTGATTCCACTGCTCTCCGAAGTGCAGCCAAAACATGGCATGATGAATTTGGTGCTTTATCTAGGCCGTTACTTGTAGTCAATGTTGGGGGGCCCACAA gcCATTGTCGATATGGTGTTGATCTTGCAAGACAGCTGATAGCCTACTTGCAGAATATTCTTTTGAGCTGTGGTACAATAAGAATATCTTTTTCAAGGAGGACTCCGGAGAAG GTTTCTAAGATTATAGTGAAAGAATTGGGAGATCATCCCAAAGTTTTCATATGGGATGGGAAAG AGCCAAATCCTCATCTCGGCCATCTCGCTTGGGCTGATGCTTTTGTCATCACGGCCGACTCGATCAGTATGCTGAGTGAGGCTTGCAGTACAGG GAAGCCTGTCTATGTGATTGGATCTGAGCGCTGTAAATGGAAGTTCACGGACTTCCACAACACTCTCAGGGAACGAGGTCTTGTGCGCCCCTTTACGGGTTCTGAGGAT CTATCAGAAAGCTGGAGTTACCCTCCCTTGAATGACACTGCTGAGGCTGCCTTAAAGATTCAACAGGCACTTGCTGAACGTGGATGGACTATACGAGCATAG
- the LOC130813368 gene encoding uncharacterized protein LOC130813368, with product MEMIYKRSKQAYERIMDEEMIVLKERSEQLHLELDRRVRAVETVGRDRFDVPESSGARTNIIEEVVPVVNPNSVLLINFNELDFEEDPEEDLEEDPEEDPDEDPEEEFEEDFEENFDEEQEEIMEEDFLGVVEEPYEDNLGDGYNADEEGGIVDRDEIMSDTDSEVVILGGWPVRREDLMSEKESEIIMWEEEPPKPIIVELSDSEKGFHSGQNSKSGGNSRLEVRKQKPLYDRNGKERIYNCRRC from the exons atggaaatgatttacAAGAGATCCAAACAAGCGTATGAAAGGATAATGGACGAAGAGATGATTGTACTGAAAGAGAGGAGTGAACAGTTACACCTAGAACTTGACAGAAGGGTAAGAGCAGTGGAAACTGTGGGTCGGGACAGATTTGACGTTCCAGAGTCTAGTGGGGCTAGGACAAATATTATTGAGGAGGTCGTTCCCGTAGTAAACCCAAACTCAGTGTTACTAATAAACTTCAACGAGTTGGATTTCGAGGAGGATCCCGAGGAGGATCtagaagaggacccggaggaggaccccgatgaggacccagaagaaGAATTTGAGGAGGATTTCGAGGAAAATTTTGATGAGGAACAGGAAGAAATTATGGAGGAAGATTtcttaggagtggtagaagaacCTTATGAGGATAACTTGGGAgatggatataatgctgatgaggaggggGGAATAGTTGATAGAGATGAAATTATGAGCGATACTGATAGCGAGGTAGTTattctagggggttggccggtgaggcgagaAGATCTCATGAGTGAGAAAGAAAGTGAGATAATTATGTGGGAGGAAGAACCACCTAAACCAATAATTGTAGAACTTTCTGATTCC GAAaaaggtttccattctggtcaaaacaGCAAGAGTGGAGGAAATTCGAGACTAGAGGTTAGAAagcagaagcctttgtatgatcgcaatgggaaggaaagaatctACAACTGTAGGAGGTGCTAG